The genomic window AGCCCGTTGCCAATGCAATTGCTCTGGAAGATGCTTGCGAAGCTCGGCGCGATCACAGCGCGAAATCCATTGTCGCGCAATGCCCAAACGGCTGATTCGCGTGAGCTTCCGCACCCAAAGTTTTCCCCAGCTACCAGGATGGTTGCCTTATCATAAGGATCTTGGTTGAGAACGAAATCGTTTCGCGGGCGGCCGTGTTCGTCGGATCGCCAATCGAGGAACAAGGCTTCCTTGAACGAGCCGTATTTGGCGAGCTCTGTCGGCTTGAATCGGGACGGACTTAGGGCGTCGGTGTCAACGTTGGCTCGCAGCATAGGGGCCGCGATGCCGGTCACCTGTCGGAAGGGTTGCATGACTGGTGTCACACCTCTCTGGGGTCGGTCAGTCGGCCGGTGATGGCGCTGGCAGCTACTGTCGCGGGGCTAGCGAGGTGGGTGCGCACTCCAGGGCCCTGCCGGTTTTCGAAGTTGCGGTTGGTGGTGCTCACGACACGTGCTCCCGGCGGGAACCGATCTCCGCCGGCGTAGAAGCACATGCCGCAACCTGATTCACGCCACTGAACGCCTGCGTCGACAAATATCTTGTCGATGCCTTCCGCCTCGGCCGCACGACGTACCGCAGTGGATCCGGGCACGCACATGGCGGTGACGCCGTCGGCGACCTTGTGTCCGCGCAGCACCTCGGCGGCCACCCGAAGATCGCTGAGCCGAGCATTGGTGCAGGAGCCGATGTAGGCCGCATCGATCGCAGTCCCGGCAAGCGGTCTGCCTGGTTGTAATCCCATGTACTGCAATGCTTGTTGCGTGCCTGCGGGATCAGCCGTGTCGGTCGGATCGGGGATCGCCATGTCGATGGCTCCGCCGTGTGCGGGGCTGGTACCCCACGTGACATGAGGCACCAGCGCCGCGGAGTCAATATGTGTGGTGCGCGTGAATAGGGCATCGGGGTCACTGACGAGGCGTTGCCACGCTTGCGTGGCGGCTGCCCAGTCATCGCCACGAGGCGCGTAGGGACGCCCGGCCAGAAAATTCAGCAAGGTGTCGTCGGGTGCGATGACCGCGGTGCGCGCGCCGGTTTCAGTGGCCATGTTGCACAATGTCAAACGCCCTTCAATGTCAAGAGAGCTGACCGCTTGGCCGCGAAACTCGATTGCGTGTCCGGTGGCGCCGTTGGCACCAATGGCGGCAAGCAACGCCAGGTTGAGGTCTTTGGCGTAGACATGGTGGCCCAGCGGACCGTCGAAGCAGACGAGCATGCTCGCCGGACGTTTCATCGCGAGTGTTTGTGTGGCTAAGGCGTGTTCGCAGTCCGTCACGCCCACGCCCCATGCCAATGCGCCCATGGCCCCCAGCGTTGGGGTGTGGCTGTCGCAGCAGATCATCGTGGTGCCTGGCAGGGCAATGCCTTGCTCGGGGAACACCACGTGTGAGATGCCTTGGCGTGCGTCGTCAACATCGAAGAGACTTACCTGGTGTCGATGCGCTTGTTCGCGGAACGTGTCGATAAACATGGCTCCGCTGGGAACTGGTGTTGAGCCCGAGGGATCCCTATTGGGTCGGGTGTCGACCACGTGGTCCATGGTGCCGAAGACCAGGTTTCGG from Mycobacterium shigaense includes these protein-coding regions:
- the leuD gene encoding 3-isopropylmalate dehydratase small subunit, with protein sequence MQPFRQVTGIAAPMLRANVDTDALSPSRFKPTELAKYGSFKEALFLDWRSDEHGRPRNDFVLNQDPYDKATILVAGENFGCGSSRESAVWALRDNGFRAVIAPSFASIFQSNCIGNGLLPLPLPADGHQQLVAETFGSQAVPFIEIDLLACEVGAVGGPRHRFNIDERSRNQLLQGLDAIGQTLQLLSQIERFRTADYRNRPWIYHRPDTANLPCSTK
- a CDS encoding 3-isopropylmalate dehydratase large subunit — translated: MTGQPRTIVDKIWDDHVVAELDDGTSLLYIDRVLLHDRSGGLALRALTDEGRSPLDRNLVFGTMDHVVDTRPNRDPSGSTPVPSGAMFIDTFREQAHRHQVSLFDVDDARQGISHVVFPEQGIALPGTTMICCDSHTPTLGAMGALAWGVGVTDCEHALATQTLAMKRPASMLVCFDGPLGHHVYAKDLNLALLAAIGANGATGHAIEFRGQAVSSLDIEGRLTLCNMATETGARTAVIAPDDTLLNFLAGRPYAPRGDDWAAATQAWQRLVSDPDALFTRTTHIDSAALVPHVTWGTSPAHGGAIDMAIPDPTDTADPAGTQQALQYMGLQPGRPLAGTAIDAAYIGSCTNARLSDLRVAAEVLRGHKVADGVTAMCVPGSTAVRRAAEAEGIDKIFVDAGVQWRESGCGMCFYAGGDRFPPGARVVSTTNRNFENRQGPGVRTHLASPATVAASAITGRLTDPREV